A portion of the Actomonas aquatica genome contains these proteins:
- a CDS encoding DEAD/DEAH box helicase, producing the protein MARFGSDDWAAGLQRLMLPDAWQAEAIQALAAGEDVVVDAPTGAGKTYVFERWAEQANFGRRAIFTVPTRALANDKYAEWRERGWRVGIVTGDVTVDPEAPVVVATLEAVQRELTAIGATGESRLLVVDEYQWIADPVRGNHYEGVLLALPVTVQLLLLSGSVGNPGDVQAWLQRLGRSVRMVRTRVRPVPLEEFDVDDLTRGLPREIQGFWAKRLAGALREGLGPVLVFAPHRRDAERLARQFAREVPLSEPLTLTTAQEQAAGPQLARLLRQRVAYHHSGLSYLQRAGVVEPLAKAGQLRAVVATLGLSAGINFSLRSVMVTAERYRVGHVERPIAPHELLQMIGRAGRRGLDEVGYMLVSLRTPRMGRAAPQRLKRATPMPWTFLLRGLRVGDDAAQLVRDWGARFYAPEPIAVGNEVTGQLPAEVTLPCAQKTDTGRARVVRRRRNPFRGCRGCEWRRECLALSPQPTLLWSLQRLGVLDKQLRLTARGAIVASFTGPEGLALAAALESPRYPLDDLLYDAANLFAGERFCGDDPQRIGRLLQVAEKVYRRFDFPGFLSEGVPTGYGAGASEVVQALTERTAKASTVIAELEQAGRGDVDRLLTEWRSLLRQVAHAAPLDGDGLSPAELKLAERWDVFRGLCRATLDAQGRTTLPEVPPLSAEQRKPIEHRFRRLRPGEGLTRQAAAG; encoded by the coding sequence ATGGCGCGATTTGGATCCGATGACTGGGCGGCGGGTTTGCAGCGCTTGATGCTGCCCGATGCGTGGCAGGCGGAGGCGATCCAGGCACTGGCGGCGGGGGAGGATGTGGTGGTCGACGCGCCGACGGGGGCGGGAAAAACCTACGTGTTCGAGCGTTGGGCGGAGCAGGCAAACTTTGGGCGCCGGGCCATATTCACTGTTCCCACGCGGGCATTGGCGAATGACAAGTATGCCGAGTGGCGGGAACGCGGTTGGCGGGTGGGCATCGTGACAGGCGACGTGACGGTGGATCCGGAGGCGCCGGTGGTTGTCGCTACGCTGGAGGCGGTGCAACGGGAACTGACGGCCATAGGAGCGACCGGGGAATCGCGACTGCTGGTGGTCGACGAATACCAATGGATCGCTGATCCGGTGCGGGGAAACCACTACGAAGGCGTGTTGCTCGCGTTGCCGGTCACGGTGCAGTTGCTGCTGTTGTCCGGTTCGGTGGGCAATCCGGGGGACGTGCAGGCGTGGTTGCAACGATTGGGACGGAGCGTGCGGATGGTGCGCACGCGGGTGCGGCCCGTGCCGCTGGAAGAATTTGATGTGGATGACCTGACGCGTGGTCTGCCGCGGGAGATTCAGGGTTTCTGGGCGAAACGTTTGGCGGGAGCGTTGCGCGAAGGATTGGGCCCGGTGTTGGTGTTTGCGCCGCATCGGCGCGACGCGGAGCGATTGGCGCGGCAATTTGCGCGGGAGGTGCCGTTGAGCGAACCGCTGACGTTGACCACGGCGCAGGAACAGGCGGCGGGACCGCAGTTGGCGCGGTTGTTGCGCCAACGGGTGGCCTATCATCACAGCGGATTATCGTATCTGCAGCGAGCCGGCGTGGTGGAGCCGCTGGCCAAGGCCGGGCAGTTGCGCGCGGTGGTCGCGACGCTCGGGCTGAGTGCGGGGATCAACTTCTCGCTCCGCTCGGTGATGGTGACGGCGGAGCGGTATCGGGTGGGGCACGTGGAGCGACCTATCGCGCCGCATGAGTTGCTGCAGATGATCGGGCGCGCGGGACGGCGCGGGTTGGATGAGGTCGGTTACATGCTGGTGAGTTTACGCACGCCGCGCATGGGGCGAGCGGCGCCGCAGCGTCTCAAGCGGGCGACGCCGATGCCGTGGACCTTCCTGCTGCGCGGCCTGCGGGTGGGTGATGACGCGGCGCAGCTGGTGCGCGATTGGGGCGCGCGGTTTTACGCGCCGGAACCAATCGCGGTGGGCAACGAAGTGACGGGACAACTCCCCGCGGAGGTCACGCTACCTTGTGCTCAAAAAACGGATACAGGGCGAGCGCGGGTGGTGCGACGCCGGCGCAATCCGTTTCGTGGGTGCCGCGGGTGTGAGTGGCGACGGGAGTGTCTGGCGTTGTCGCCGCAGCCGACCTTGTTGTGGTCGTTGCAGCGCTTGGGGGTGCTCGACAAACAGCTGCGGTTGACAGCGCGCGGGGCGATCGTGGCGAGCTTCACCGGACCGGAGGGGTTGGCGTTGGCGGCGGCGCTGGAGAGCCCGCGGTATCCGCTGGATGATTTGTTGTATGACGCGGCCAACCTTTTTGCCGGCGAGCGTTTCTGCGGCGATGATCCGCAGCGGATCGGCCGGCTGCTGCAGGTGGCGGAAAAGGTGTATCGGCGTTTCGATTTTCCGGGCTTTCTGAGCGAAGGCGTGCCGACCGGTTATGGGGCGGGCGCGTCGGAAGTGGTGCAGGCTTTGACCGAACGCACGGCCAAGGCGTCGACGGTGATTGCCGAGCTCGAGCAGGCGGGACGCGGTGACGTGGATCGACTGCTGACAGAATGGCGTTCCCTGCTGCGGCAGGTGGCGCACGCGGCCCCGTTGGACGGCGATGGATTGAGCCCCGCGGAGTTGAAGTTGGCTGAGCGATGGGACGTCTTTCGCGGACTGTGCCGGGCGACGCTGGATGCGCAGGGTCGCACGACGCTACCGGAGGTGCCGCCGTTGAGCGCGGAGCAGCGCAAGCCGATCGAACACCGCTTCCGGCGACTGCGGCCGGGCGAAGGTCTCACCCGTCAAGCTGCAGCTGGCTGA
- a CDS encoding TonB-dependent receptor, which produces MNYSKRAFALTASAALAALPVFAQQTTPSAEDTVELDAFVVTEMADFADQAILGTTPVAFTTFDKEQITKELGSRDIPLVLNSAPSIYATEDSGGAGDARVNVRGFSQRNVAIMINGVPTNDMENGWLYWSNWDGLGDVSQSIQLQRGLSNTSLPMPSIGGTLNIITDPSASEAGGSVKTEFGSDSFWKVTGVFNTGILEDKFALTVGAVHKEGDGKFDYGWTKGEGYYLGATWFVNDTNRLELYGIAAPQQHGQRFDANIAVWSAKEAKKLGYTDAQIAAVERFNNSPRFYGSGPVDAGFDFNSNAAPVDPSYTGQQYYWGGLHNRYDANFMNERVNYFNKPQVNLNWFSELSDNAKLATVFYWSGGEGGGSGTYGSIQRYAEGTSLVQNYDWNATIERNQNRTPDANGELSSYGILRNSNNEQNTYGIISKLTYDFSDEVSVTAGVDWRTAEIDHYREVRDLLGGDYYWYTGNDFDTTDAQRKKRLGDKIAYFNTNTVDWLGLFVTSKYNSGPIDAFGTVGYSNIDYSYLDHFTDVGGGEKLYAEANGLDGAQIKGGISYEFSEQFSAFVNAGYVDRAPIFDGAIDDSTGQLVPDPTNETYTSVEIGARWATPSENFWISANAYFTTWRDLTGTDVDEQADIVTYQRGINSDYNGIEIEAAYAMNEWVRFDAAASFGDWTYVSDVDYTQYTISTRQQLPSNGDMLYLDGIKVGDQPQTQLAYAVTFFPTDGLSIKLQGRSYSNYYADWDVFTRNNPNDREQSWKIPSYTVFDLHVYYDIPAEFGPFDVSLFAHVFNLLDETYVSDASDNSQYEGLPVGLAGTESHTAQSAGVFFGQKLNWNIGARLRF; this is translated from the coding sequence ATGAACTATTCGAAACGGGCTTTTGCCCTAACTGCATCTGCCGCTCTCGCGGCGTTGCCGGTCTTCGCTCAGCAGACCACGCCGAGCGCCGAAGACACGGTCGAACTCGACGCCTTCGTCGTGACCGAGATGGCCGACTTCGCGGATCAGGCCATCCTTGGCACGACGCCGGTCGCTTTCACGACCTTCGATAAAGAACAGATCACCAAGGAGCTCGGCTCCCGGGACATCCCGCTCGTGCTCAACAGCGCGCCGTCGATCTACGCCACGGAAGACTCCGGCGGCGCCGGCGACGCCCGCGTCAACGTGCGTGGCTTCTCCCAGCGCAACGTCGCCATCATGATCAACGGTGTGCCCACCAATGACATGGAAAACGGCTGGCTCTACTGGTCCAACTGGGACGGTCTCGGTGATGTCTCGCAGAGCATCCAGCTCCAGCGCGGCCTCTCCAACACCTCGCTGCCCATGCCCTCCATCGGCGGCACCTTGAACATCATCACCGATCCCTCCGCTTCCGAGGCCGGTGGTTCCGTCAAGACCGAGTTCGGCTCCGATAGCTTCTGGAAGGTCACCGGCGTGTTCAACACCGGTATCCTCGAGGACAAGTTCGCCCTCACCGTCGGCGCCGTCCACAAGGAAGGCGATGGCAAGTTCGACTACGGTTGGACCAAGGGTGAAGGTTACTACCTCGGCGCGACGTGGTTCGTGAACGACACCAACCGCCTCGAGCTCTACGGCATCGCCGCCCCCCAGCAGCACGGTCAACGCTTTGACGCCAACATCGCGGTGTGGAGCGCCAAGGAAGCCAAGAAGCTCGGTTACACCGACGCCCAGATCGCGGCGGTGGAACGCTTCAACAACAGCCCCCGTTTCTACGGTTCCGGCCCGGTCGATGCCGGCTTCGATTTCAACTCGAACGCCGCTCCCGTCGATCCCTCCTACACCGGCCAGCAATACTACTGGGGTGGTCTGCATAACCGCTACGACGCCAACTTCATGAACGAGCGCGTCAACTACTTCAACAAGCCGCAGGTGAACCTCAACTGGTTCTCCGAGCTGTCCGACAACGCCAAGCTCGCCACCGTGTTCTACTGGTCCGGCGGTGAAGGCGGTGGTTCCGGCACCTACGGTAGTATCCAGCGCTACGCTGAAGGCACCTCCCTCGTGCAAAACTACGACTGGAACGCCACCATCGAGCGCAACCAGAACCGCACGCCGGACGCCAATGGCGAACTCTCCTCCTACGGCATCCTGCGCAACTCCAACAACGAGCAAAACACCTACGGCATCATCTCCAAGCTCACCTACGACTTCAGCGATGAGGTCTCCGTCACCGCCGGTGTCGACTGGCGCACCGCCGAGATCGATCACTATCGTGAAGTCCGCGACCTCCTCGGTGGCGACTACTACTGGTATACCGGTAACGACTTCGACACCACCGACGCGCAGCGGAAGAAGCGCCTCGGCGACAAGATCGCTTACTTCAACACCAACACCGTTGACTGGCTCGGTCTCTTCGTGACCAGCAAGTATAACTCCGGCCCGATCGACGCCTTCGGCACCGTCGGCTACTCGAACATCGATTACTCCTACCTCGACCACTTCACCGATGTCGGCGGTGGCGAGAAGCTCTACGCCGAGGCCAACGGTCTCGACGGCGCCCAGATCAAGGGCGGCATCAGCTACGAGTTCTCCGAGCAGTTCTCCGCCTTCGTGAACGCCGGTTATGTTGACCGCGCCCCGATCTTCGACGGCGCCATCGACGACAGCACCGGTCAGCTCGTCCCGGACCCGACCAACGAGACCTACACCTCCGTGGAAATCGGCGCTCGCTGGGCCACCCCGAGCGAGAACTTCTGGATCTCGGCCAACGCCTACTTCACCACCTGGCGTGACCTCACCGGCACCGACGTCGACGAACAAGCCGACATCGTGACCTACCAGCGCGGCATCAACTCCGACTACAACGGTATCGAAATCGAGGCCGCTTACGCCATGAACGAATGGGTCCGCTTCGACGCCGCCGCTTCCTTCGGCGACTGGACCTACGTTTCCGACGTGGACTACACCCAATACACGATCAGCACGCGTCAGCAGCTGCCGAGCAACGGTGACATGCTCTACCTCGACGGCATCAAGGTCGGTGACCAGCCGCAGACCCAGCTCGCCTACGCGGTGACCTTCTTCCCGACCGACGGCTTGTCCATCAAGCTGCAGGGTCGCTCCTACTCCAACTACTACGCCGATTGGGATGTGTTCACCCGCAACAACCCGAACGACCGTGAGCAGTCCTGGAAGATCCCGAGCTACACCGTGTTCGACCTCCATGTCTACTACGACATCCCGGCCGAGTTCGGTCCGTTCGACGTGAGCCTCTTCGCCCACGTGTTCAACCTGCTCGACGAGACCTACGTCTCCGACGCCTCCGACAACAGCCAATATGAAGGTCTGCCCGTCGGTCTCGCTGGCACCGAATCCCACACCGCCCAGTCCGCTGGCGTGTTCTTCGGCCAGAAGCTGAACTGGAACATCGGCGCTCGCCTCCGCTTCTAA
- a CDS encoding MFS transporter yields MAFPTSLRALNSRNYRLFFTGQSFSLLGNWMTLTTSAWLIYELSRDPFLVGFLPFANQIPVLLLAPLGGLLGDRLPRIRLMWWLNILCALQAATLATLTLFDAITVGRLLALVTFRGLINALEFPTRQSFIVELVDRKDDLPNAIALNSSMFNAARLVGPGIAGLTIATAGPGVSYLLDASSYLAILSALFLIRPPAHHRPAAQRKRLLTELREGVGYARRSPALMPSLVMVPLIALVGFAASTLAPVFARDLFHGDSTTLGYMFSAVGAGALVSAVTLARQPSPQGLPRLVAAGAFAIAIGQIGVAFSPTLPWALLCLAATGWGTVLSMAGNNTLVQSAVADDKRSRIMGLFAMGQGMFPIGSLIAGGIASSLGPRPAVALAGVSSAAVGWFFLRQRRSVASRIRPPHQPAPLPSDSQT; encoded by the coding sequence TTGGCCTTTCCGACTTCTCTCCGCGCGCTCAACTCCCGCAACTACCGGCTGTTCTTCACCGGCCAGTCGTTCTCCCTGCTGGGCAACTGGATGACCCTCACCACCTCCGCGTGGCTCATCTACGAACTGTCACGCGACCCGTTTCTCGTCGGTTTCCTCCCCTTCGCCAACCAGATCCCGGTGCTCCTGCTCGCGCCGCTCGGCGGCCTCCTCGGCGATCGTCTGCCGCGCATCCGCCTCATGTGGTGGCTCAACATCCTCTGCGCGCTCCAAGCCGCCACCCTCGCCACCCTGACTCTGTTCGACGCCATCACCGTCGGTCGCCTGCTCGCGCTCGTCACCTTTCGCGGCCTCATCAACGCCCTCGAATTCCCCACCCGCCAGTCCTTCATCGTCGAGTTGGTCGACCGCAAGGACGACCTGCCCAACGCCATCGCGCTCAACTCGTCGATGTTCAACGCCGCCCGCCTGGTTGGCCCGGGCATCGCCGGTCTCACCATCGCCACTGCCGGGCCCGGCGTGAGCTACCTGCTCGATGCCAGCAGCTACCTCGCCATCCTCTCCGCCCTCTTTCTCATCCGTCCGCCAGCCCACCATCGGCCCGCCGCCCAGCGCAAACGCCTGCTCACCGAACTCCGCGAGGGCGTGGGCTACGCCCGCCGGTCCCCGGCCCTCATGCCTTCGCTGGTCATGGTGCCTTTGATCGCCCTGGTAGGCTTTGCCGCCAGCACGCTCGCCCCCGTCTTCGCCCGCGATCTGTTCCACGGCGACAGCACCACTCTCGGCTACATGTTCTCTGCCGTGGGCGCGGGCGCGCTCGTCAGCGCCGTCACCCTGGCCCGCCAACCCTCCCCCCAGGGCCTGCCCCGCCTCGTCGCCGCGGGTGCGTTTGCCATCGCGATTGGCCAAATTGGAGTCGCCTTCAGCCCCACCCTTCCCTGGGCCCTGCTGTGCCTGGCCGCCACCGGTTGGGGCACCGTGCTCTCCATGGCCGGCAACAACACCCTCGTGCAATCCGCCGTCGCTGACGACAAACGCAGCCGTATCATGGGCCTCTTCGCCATGGGCCAAGGCATGTTTCCCATCGGCAGCCTGATCGCCGGTGGCATCGCGTCCAGCCTCGGCCCCCGCCCGGCCGTCGCTCTCGCCGGCGTGTCGTCGGCCGCGGTCGGCTGGTTTTTTCTGCGCCAACGACGGTCCGTCGCCTCGCGCATCCGCCCTCCGCATCAGCCCGCTCCCCTCCCCTCGGATTCCCAAACCTGA
- a CDS encoding ATP-binding protein has product MKSRPSQTRSPAARAVASVEDAGVHLLQSRMPEGYSRWILGGVLITLVGYGATTLGLWREQGALGMWGWSDPYVFIIGLIALGLWRKRRLRAAGSVVLAAVMMEVHLAFALNLEQSWAPSGMMVPMLVSVAALWLGPRVAQWMGWLILFTIPAAIGISGYLGMTAGFAAPGFPYLVIVLATTVLVSNTLLITFMRWLAESLRRAEMEEARMVELIQAAPDGVVVVRGNEIIVEANAEAARILGAPIEELKGRRIDELLDWPDAFDFTGWLSASEATDELVPLLGGPTGIPLDVRSRRLPRHGGAADILLVMRDVSVRREAEEREKTLREQLLQAQKMEAIGLLAGGVAHDFNNLITVIGGYGAMLTRSSDPEARRYAPDIMAVQERGAAMVRQLLTFARRERVTPTVMDLSSCVLSAVPLLNRMVGQQVLLEVDAPEVCPVEADPGQMEQVLINLVVNARDAMPEGGRVWVSCRRRGDQVELRVRDEGEGMTPEVQARVFEPFYTTKGPDTGTGLGLSTVHGIVRRANGEVTVESTLGRGSTFVVLVPRSRAPLVEPAVPAMVEIDASMEGTSVLVAEDNDAVRSYLERLLRRAGFQVSLARSGDQALEMLMQASRPPDLFLCDVVMAGMTGPEVAELASKRWPGLRTLFMSGYLGVSAESEWFDTRSNLIIKPFGAGELLRRIEIVLEQAPQPVSPALRRAPSR; this is encoded by the coding sequence GTGAAAAGTCGCCCCTCCCAAACCCGTTCGCCCGCGGCACGTGCGGTCGCTTCTGTGGAAGATGCGGGAGTGCACCTGTTGCAGTCGCGCATGCCGGAGGGTTACTCGCGATGGATTCTGGGTGGGGTGTTAATCACCCTGGTGGGCTACGGTGCCACCACCTTGGGACTCTGGCGCGAGCAGGGGGCCTTGGGTATGTGGGGGTGGAGCGATCCGTATGTGTTCATCATCGGACTGATCGCATTGGGGCTGTGGCGAAAGCGTCGGCTGCGGGCGGCGGGTTCGGTGGTGCTGGCGGCGGTGATGATGGAGGTGCATCTGGCGTTTGCGCTGAATCTGGAGCAATCGTGGGCGCCGAGCGGGATGATGGTGCCGATGTTGGTCTCGGTCGCGGCGTTGTGGCTGGGACCGCGGGTGGCGCAGTGGATGGGGTGGTTGATTCTATTCACGATCCCGGCGGCGATCGGGATATCGGGTTATCTGGGTATGACGGCGGGTTTCGCGGCGCCCGGGTTTCCCTATCTGGTGATCGTCTTGGCGACCACGGTGTTGGTTTCGAACACGCTCTTAATCACCTTCATGCGCTGGTTGGCGGAGAGTCTGCGGCGGGCGGAAATGGAGGAGGCGCGGATGGTGGAGCTCATCCAAGCGGCCCCGGACGGGGTCGTGGTGGTGCGGGGGAACGAGATCATCGTGGAGGCCAACGCGGAGGCGGCCCGAATTCTGGGGGCGCCGATCGAAGAGCTCAAGGGACGGCGCATCGACGAGCTGCTGGATTGGCCGGATGCCTTTGATTTTACGGGATGGTTGAGCGCGTCGGAGGCAACCGACGAGTTGGTGCCGTTGTTGGGCGGGCCCACCGGGATACCGCTGGACGTGCGCTCACGCCGACTGCCGCGACACGGTGGAGCGGCGGATATCCTGCTGGTCATGCGTGACGTAAGCGTGCGGCGCGAGGCGGAGGAGCGGGAGAAGACCTTGCGCGAGCAGCTGTTGCAGGCGCAGAAGATGGAGGCGATCGGATTGTTGGCCGGAGGCGTGGCGCATGACTTCAATAACCTCATCACGGTGATTGGCGGGTATGGAGCGATGCTCACGCGTTCGAGCGATCCCGAAGCGCGCCGCTATGCGCCGGATATCATGGCGGTGCAGGAACGCGGAGCGGCCATGGTGCGGCAATTGTTGACCTTTGCCCGCCGGGAGCGGGTGACGCCGACGGTGATGGATCTGAGCAGCTGCGTGCTCTCGGCCGTGCCGTTGCTCAATCGCATGGTGGGCCAGCAGGTCCTGCTGGAAGTGGATGCGCCGGAGGTGTGTCCAGTGGAGGCAGACCCGGGCCAGATGGAGCAGGTCTTGATCAATCTCGTGGTCAACGCGCGGGACGCGATGCCGGAAGGCGGCCGGGTGTGGGTGAGTTGCCGTCGACGAGGCGATCAGGTGGAGCTGCGGGTCCGGGATGAAGGTGAGGGGATGACGCCGGAGGTGCAGGCCCGGGTTTTTGAGCCATTTTATACCACCAAAGGGCCCGACACCGGCACGGGGCTGGGGCTCTCGACCGTGCATGGAATCGTGCGACGGGCGAACGGAGAAGTGACGGTCGAGTCGACGCTGGGCCGAGGCTCCACTTTCGTCGTTTTGGTGCCGCGCAGTCGGGCGCCCTTGGTTGAACCGGCGGTGCCGGCGATGGTGGAAATCGATGCATCGATGGAGGGCACTTCGGTGCTGGTAGCGGAGGACAATGACGCAGTGCGCAGCTATTTGGAGCGGCTGCTGCGGCGAGCGGGCTTCCAGGTGTCGCTGGCGCGGTCGGGCGATCAGGCCTTGGAGATGTTGATGCAGGCCTCGCGGCCGCCGGATTTATTTTTGTGCGACGTCGTGATGGCGGGAATGACAGGACCGGAAGTCGCGGAGCTCGCGAGCAAGCGGTGGCCGGGCCTGCGGACCCTGTTCATGTCGGGCTATCTGGGCGTCTCGGCGGAGTCAGAGTGGTTCGATACGCGGAGCAATCTGATCATCAAGCCGTTTGGGGCGGGCGAATTATTGCGCCGGATCGAGATCGTCCTCGAACAGGCACCGCAGCCAGTAAGTCCGGCGCTGCGGCGAGCGCCGTCACGCTGA
- a CDS encoding VUT family protein, translating into MRAAIIYIVAVLGANLTATWFIHFPVFGQVAVGTFVFGFTFTQRDRMHVRGRKFVYGVIGLAALLSCGLSLLGHVPPRIILASVVAIILAETADTEVYQRLLGKSWWHRVLTSNAVSIPLDSLFFNLVAFAGVAGFPPRVLASIIFGEILVKFMVGAVAAIWRGRQVDGAALERSSAQQQPSA; encoded by the coding sequence ATGCGTGCTGCGATCATTTACATCGTCGCCGTGTTGGGCGCTAACCTCACGGCAACCTGGTTCATCCATTTCCCGGTCTTCGGGCAGGTGGCGGTGGGCACGTTTGTGTTTGGGTTCACCTTCACCCAGCGCGACCGCATGCATGTGCGTGGGCGGAAGTTTGTCTACGGTGTGATCGGGCTGGCGGCCTTGCTGAGTTGCGGGCTGTCCCTGTTGGGTCACGTGCCCCCGCGCATCATCCTGGCGTCGGTCGTGGCGATCATTTTGGCGGAGACGGCGGACACGGAGGTTTACCAGCGCTTGCTCGGAAAATCGTGGTGGCACCGGGTGCTGACGTCGAATGCGGTGAGTATTCCGCTCGACTCACTTTTCTTTAATCTGGTGGCCTTTGCGGGCGTGGCGGGTTTTCCGCCGCGCGTGTTGGCCTCGATCATCTTTGGCGAGATTCTGGTGAAGTTTATGGTCGGTGCGGTGGCGGCGATCTGGCGCGGCCGGCAGGTCGACGGAGCCGCACTGGAACGGTCTTCGGCGCAACAACAGCCGAGCGCCTGA
- a CDS encoding mechanosensitive ion channel family protein, whose amino-acid sequence MPEILPYIDTTILVSIVVVLLSAVVINAIARRIFDHHLRKALTSERRTGITFMRNAVKAAILFVSVLAIIYSIPALRSLAVGVFAGASILAAIIGFASQKAFSNIVSGIFIVLFKPFRVDDIIKINGEIGTIEDITLRHTVIRALENKRLIYPNSVIDSEPLINWTIRDEKAQKFMFISVGFEADVDRAVAIIREEATKHPDLLDERTPEEVADGKPLVEVPVLDFSQSMVNFRVPLWAKDLPTAMNMTWDVHRAIKRRFDEEGIPFGRPSQVNYGGEQLRQRAVGEAGP is encoded by the coding sequence ATGCCGGAAATCCTGCCTTACATCGATACGACCATTTTGGTGAGCATCGTGGTCGTGCTGCTTTCGGCGGTGGTGATCAATGCGATCGCGCGGCGCATCTTTGACCATCACCTGCGCAAAGCGCTCACCAGTGAGCGGCGCACCGGGATCACTTTCATGCGCAACGCGGTAAAGGCCGCGATTCTCTTCGTTTCGGTGCTGGCGATTATTTACAGCATCCCGGCGCTGCGGTCGCTGGCGGTGGGCGTGTTTGCGGGTGCGAGTATTTTGGCGGCGATCATCGGTTTTGCGTCGCAGAAAGCCTTTTCGAACATCGTGAGCGGGATCTTCATCGTGTTGTTCAAGCCCTTCCGGGTGGATGACATCATCAAGATTAACGGCGAGATCGGGACGATCGAGGACATCACGTTGCGGCACACGGTGATCCGGGCATTGGAGAACAAGCGCCTGATCTATCCCAACTCGGTGATCGATTCGGAGCCGTTGATCAATTGGACGATCCGCGACGAGAAGGCGCAGAAGTTTATGTTCATCAGCGTGGGATTTGAGGCCGACGTGGACCGCGCCGTGGCAATCATTCGCGAGGAGGCGACGAAACATCCCGACCTGCTGGACGAGCGCACGCCGGAAGAGGTCGCGGACGGCAAACCGTTGGTGGAGGTGCCGGTGCTCGATTTTAGTCAGTCCATGGTGAACTTCCGCGTGCCGCTGTGGGCCAAAGACTTACCGACGGCGATGAACATGACGTGGGACGTGCATCGGGCGATCAAACGGCGCTTTGACGAGGAAGGTATTCCGTTTGGTCGACCTTCGCAGGTGAACTACGGCGGGGAGCAGCTGCGGCAGCGGGCGGTGGGTGAAGCGGGTCCTTAA
- a CDS encoding energy transducer TonB: MNAVKKLAIVLSLGALAASAFAVTSEKAYVASYEGRTDMPVPVKVVAPDLLATPGAEVVVEFVVNKAGVPEAIEVASSNDEELASAAVEAVAQWRFTPVMKDGDTVSTKVKLPVRASEPALRSERFAAVF; the protein is encoded by the coding sequence ATGAACGCAGTCAAGAAACTCGCTATCGTGCTCAGTCTCGGCGCTCTCGCCGCCTCCGCTTTCGCGGTGACGTCGGAGAAGGCCTATGTCGCCTCCTACGAAGGTCGCACCGACATGCCGGTGCCCGTGAAGGTGGTTGCTCCGGACCTGCTCGCGACCCCGGGTGCCGAAGTTGTTGTCGAGTTCGTCGTCAACAAGGCCGGTGTTCCTGAGGCCATCGAAGTGGCTTCCTCGAACGACGAGGAGCTCGCTTCCGCGGCCGTTGAGGCCGTCGCGCAGTGGCGCTTCACCCCGGTGATGAAGGACGGCGACACCGTCTCCACCAAGGTTAAGCTCCCGGTCCGCGCTTCCGAGCCGGCTCTCCGTTCGGAGCGCTTCGCCGCGGTCTTCTGA